From Plasmodium falciparum 3D7 genome assembly, chromosome: 9, one genomic window encodes:
- a CDS encoding U4/U6 snRNA-associated-splicing factor, putative, with product MSEESSDKKRRRIITQIQNEEDMLRGEEEHPMCNDKKKNDINKNSKRNKNYESKSFNNKNEKIDDSNSDSNNNIDELKGNKNNNKKNIKHYLIENLQNKSLLLNNVLSVEENKLYVKNINEHITKENFESYFSKIDGYIETRFVVDTSRTSRKFAYIDFENKTKALAFLHTLQNSNIENFKTLTLNNVDLLISISKPKKSLYEENIVFIKFTKCNIDSDISIKEKISDFLLKHTILVRDIRLLGDTTNKHGYIELLNNEDVIKCVDNIKLGKLDELEFNLNYSIPIIKKKIIPDMEKIKMNKEKNKQLKDEKKKDKESCTVVVKNLHFNTRKNKLQNIFGQIGEIENIYLSKKISENNIKRNKGFAFITFKNSNDATSSLILNDIIIDGRNILISKFNNDKDGKYQYNHDINNHSNTKHDYHDKKFSNHKYYKKDRKQYFEKKRINLNKTNDNDAENEKKTDNQTIGMTNDDFRKLFFKS from the exons ATGAGTGAAGAATCTTCTGATAAAAAGAGAAGAAGAATAATTACTCAAATACAGAATGAAGAAGATATGTTAAGAGGGGAAGAGGAACATCCCATGTGtaatgacaaaaaaaaaaatgatattaataaaaattccaAAAGGAATAAGAATTATGAATCTAAATCattcaataataaaaatgaaaaaatagatGATTCTAATAGTgacagtaataataatattgatgaattgaaaggaaataaaaataataataaaaagaatataaaacattatttaattgaaaatttacaaaataaaagttTATTACTAAATAATGTTTTGTCagttgaagaaaataaattgtatgtaaaaaatattaatgaacATATAACCAAAGAAAATTTTGAAAGCTATTTTTCTAAAATTGATGGTTATATAGAAACAAGATTTGTTGTAGATACTTCTAGAACGTCTAGAAAATTTGCCTATATTgattttgaaaataaaacaaaagcTTTAGCATTTTTACATACACTTCAAAATAGTAATATTGAAAACTTTAAAACATTAACATTAAATAATGTAGATCTTCTTATATCCATATCAAAACCCAAAAAATCTctatatgaagaaaatattgtttttattaaattcacAAAGTGTAATATTGATAGTGATATAagtataaaagaaaaaatttctGACTTTTTATTGAAACACACCATTCTTGTTCGTGATATACGTCTCCTAGGAGACACCACAAacaa aCATGGATATATAGAATTGctaaataatgaagatgtCATAAAATGtgttgataatattaaactAGGAAAACTAGACGAGCTAGAATTTAATTTAAACTATTCCATACCtataatcaaaaaaaaaattattcctgatatggaaaaaattaagatgaataaagaaaaaaataaacaacttaaagatgaaaagaaaaaagataaGGAAAGTTGTACAGTAGTCgtaaaaaatttacatttcaatacaagaaaaaataaactcCAAAATATTTTTGGACAAATAGGTGaaattgaaaatatttatttaagtaaaaaaatatccgaaaataatataaaacgaAATAAAGGATTTGCATTTATAACATTTAAAAATTCAAACGATGCAACATCGTCTTTAATACTTAACGATATTATTATAGACGGGcgtaatatattaatatccaaatttaataatgataaagatggaaaatatcaatataatcatgatataaataatcataGTAATACAAAACATGATTATcatgataaaaaattttcgaaccataaatattataaaaaagatagaAAACAAtactttgaaaaaaaaagaataaatctgaataaaacaaatgataatgatgcggaaaatgaaaaaaaaactgATAACCAAACAATTGGTATGACCAATGATGATTTTAGAAAGCTTTTCTTTAAATCATAA
- a CDS encoding NifU-like scaffold protein yields the protein MNCIFLSVLFIWYFFFVYVKNLSILQYDKAKVLFIQNNFEPLNNNMLRVPLNILRKRTYVVKNKKNGVPFQIFLSSENDEGLYYELNPENVEKVLNLIRPKLQIDNGDVELVDIKNNDLYIRLLGNCVTCSSNSITVSHVIKKTLKMYIRNEQNQEPNVIITNFDEINEQNIQNCLSQLKPYLDFLKVEVIIKELVNNKENINNYVCLKFLNIENSSEEINIPHNVKNEITERLKQKFPTLTVNFEN from the exons ATGAACTGTATATTCCTCAGTGTCCTTTTTAtttggtattttttttttgtgtatgtGAAAAACCTTAGCATCTTACAATATGACAAGGCAAAGGTGttatttatacaaaataatttcgaacctttaaataataacatgttAAGGGTTCCattgaatatattaagaaaaagaacatacgtagtaaaaaataaaaagaatggTGTACcatttcaaatatttttatcatcagaaaatgatgaaggtttatattatgaattaaATCCTGAAAATGTGGAAAAGGTTTTAAATTTAATCAGACCTAAATTACAAATAGATAACGGTGATGTAGAATTagtagatataaaaaataatgatttatatattagaCTGTTGGGTAATTGTGTTACCTGCAGTTCTAATAGTATAACTGTATCTCATGTAATTAAGAAAAcattaaaaatgtatataagaAATGAACAGAATCAAGAACCCAATGTAATCATCACAAACTTTGATGAAattaatgaacaaaatattcaaaaCTGCTTAAGTCAATTGAAACCATACTTGGATTTTTTAa aaGTAGAAGTTATAATTAAAGAGTTGGTAAATAATAAGGAGAATATTAACAACTATGTTTGTTTGAAATTTCTAAATATAGAGAATTCAagtgaagaaataaatataccaCACAAcgttaaaaatgaaataacaGAAAGATTAAAGCAAAAGTTCCCTACATTAACTGTTAATTTTGaaaactaa
- a CDS encoding ubiquitin-conjugating enzyme E2, putative: MANIARELLKKQFIELTRDHNAGFSVGLVDESNFFEWNVCFEGPKNTLYEGGIYNATLSFPSDFPNHPPQMKFTQEMWHPNGVDIYNEQEKPEERWRPIWSVEGILVSVISMLNEPNLESPANVDAAVQLKNNIHEYKSKVRALARMC, from the exons atggCAAATATAGCTAGAGagcttttaaaaaaacaatttattg AGCTAACCAGAGATCATAATGCTGGTTTTTCTGTGGGGTTGGTAGATGAGTCTAATTTTTTTGAGTGGAATGTGTGTTTTGAAGGTCCAAAAAATACTTTATATGAAG gAGGCATATATAATGCTACTCTTTCTTTTCCTTCTGATTTTCCAAATCACCCTCCTCAAATGAAATTCACCCAAGAAATGTGGCATCCCAATG gTGTCGATATTTATAACGAACAAGAAAAACCAGAAGAAAGGTGGAGACCTATATGGTCAGTTGAAGGTATTCTTGTCAGTGTCATTTCGATGTTAAATGAACCCAATTTAGAATCACCTGCTAATGTTGATGCAgcg GtgcaattaaaaaataatatacatgaaTACAAAAGCAAAGTTAGAGCTTTAGCAAGAATGTgttaa
- a CDS encoding ubiquitin-conjugating enzyme E2, putative: MANIARELLKKQFIELTRDHNAGFSVGLVDESNFFEWNVCFEGPKNTLYEGGIYNATLSFPSDFPNHPPQMKFTQEMWHPNVFPDGRVCISILHPPGVDIYNEQEKPEERWRPIWSVEGILVSVISMLNEPNLESPANVDAAVQLKNNIHEYKSKVRALARMC; encoded by the exons atggCAAATATAGCTAGAGagcttttaaaaaaacaatttattg AGCTAACCAGAGATCATAATGCTGGTTTTTCTGTGGGGTTGGTAGATGAGTCTAATTTTTTTGAGTGGAATGTGTGTTTTGAAGGTCCAAAAAATACTTTATATGAAG gAGGCATATATAATGCTACTCTTTCTTTTCCTTCTGATTTTCCAAATCACCCTCCTCAAATGAAATTCACCCAAGAAATGTGGCATCCCAATG TTTTTCCTGATGGGAGAGTGTGTATAAGTATTTTACACCCCCCAG gTGTCGATATTTATAACGAACAAGAAAAACCAGAAGAAAGGTGGAGACCTATATGGTCAGTTGAAGGTATTCTTGTCAGTGTCATTTCGATGTTAAATGAACCCAATTTAGAATCACCTGCTAATGTTGATGCAgcg GtgcaattaaaaaataatatacatgaaTACAAAAGCAAAGTTAGAGCTTTAGCAAGAATGTgttaa